The Legionella spiritensis DNA segment AGCGCTTCGTGTAAAGCACGATGATATTTGTTCTTCAGACGTTCAAATTGGCGATCAATCCATGCTATAAACGAATGTCCGCCGCTATGTTGATTATGCGTATACTTCAGCAATTTGGAACACATCATGGGGGATAATGTCAAGGCAACGACGGCTGATACGGTAACCGCCCCTGCGAGGGTAAACGCAAACTCCGTAAACAAGGCACCGGTTAAACCGCTCATAAAACCAATCGGAATATAAACCGCAATTAATACGATGGTGATGGCAATAATTGGATTGGCAAGCTCTCTGGCACCTTGCAACGCCGCCTGTAATTTGGAGGCTCCCTCTTCCATGTGACGCTGGATATTTTCAACCACGATAATAGCGTCGTCGACAACCAGACCAATGGCAAGAACCAGTGCGAGCAAGGTCAGAAGATTGATGGAATACCCCAGAAGAAGCATTATGAAAAACGAACCAATCAACGATAAGGGAATCGTAACCAGGGGTATGATGACGGAACGTAATGAACCCAGAAATATAAAAATAACACCGGTGACTATAAACAACGCTTCCAGAAGCGACATAATGACTTCATGTATGGAACTGTTGACAAATTCCGTTGAGTCATAAACGATTTTAGCCTGTAAGCCCTCCGGCAATTGTTGTTGAATAGAGGGGAAAAGCGCTTTTACTTTAGCGATTACGCTCAAAAGATTTGCATTCGGGGTTAAAAGTATTCCTATATAAACAGCCCGCTTGCCGTTAAAACTGACCGCCGTGTCATAATTGGTCGATCCCATTGCGACACGGGCCACATCCTTTAAGCGAATAATGGCGCCATTCTCCGCTTTAATAATCATATTGCGGAATTGTTCCACGGTAGTCAGATTGGTGGTAGCTGCCAGATTAACCGTAAACATGCTGCCGTCCGTTCGTCCCGCCGCCGTAATGACATCATTATTAGCCAGAGCATTCGCTATATCCCTGCTGTTTAAGCCAAATCCGGCCAATTTGTCAGGATCAATCCAGATCCGCATGGCGAACTGCCTGTCGCCTCTAAACTCGGCTTCCTGTATACCTTCTATGGCTTGAATTTGCGGCTGGACAACCCGGACAAGATAATCGGTGATGTGCGTCGTATCCAGCATATCGCTGTAAAAACCGATATACATGGAATCAATGGTTTGTCCTATCTGCACGGTAATGACCGGAAGCAAGGTGTTTTCCGGTAATTGATTAAGCACGGAATTGACTTTGGTGTTAATGTCGGAAAGCGCCTCCTGGGCGTCATAGTTCAAACGCAGGTACACGGTTATCGTACTGACGTTATTATTACTGGTTGACGTCATGTAGTCGATGCCGTTCGCCTGGGCTATCGCGTTTTCCAAAGGCGTGGTAATAAACCCCGCAACGATAGAAGGATCCGCCCCCGTATAAGTCGTGGAAACCGTAACAATGGCATTTTCGGTGTAAGGATACTGGCGAACAGGTAAAGAGCTCAGGGAGCGGGCGCCTAACGCCAGTATCATCAGGCTTACGACGGTAGCCAGAACAGGGCGTTTAATAAAAATATCCGTAAACCGCATAACCTGATCCTTAATGATTATCGCGCAATGTTGGAGATGGATTATCAGGAAGTTTGATCGTGTTATTAATAGCGACACGACTATCGTTTTTAAGTTTCAATTGGCCGCTGGTTACAATCTCGTCCTTCTCCTTCAAGCCTTTTAGAATCTGAATCTGCTCACCGCGGGTTTCTCCGGTCATGACAAAGTATTGTTTGACTGTCAAAACAGGATCGCCCTGTTTATCCTTGCCGGATTGACGTACGACATAAACAATATTGCCATAGGGATTAAAGCTGATTGCCGTTTGTGGTACGGTCAGAAACGGCGACGGTTTGCCTGTCGGAATAGTGACATGCCCGAACATCCCCGGCAAAAGAGCCTCGTCCGGATTGGCTATGGTCGCCTCCACCCCGATGTTTCTGGTTCCGACATCGGCGGCCGGATTAATGGTAGTGATTTTTCCTCTAAACGATTTGCCCGGGAAAGCGTCGGTCGTCAAGACAACAGCCTGCCCCACTTGAAGCTTGGCAATAGACTGTTGCGGCACAAAAAAATCAACATAAATCGGATCCAGGGTTTGCAGCATGACGACACTGTCTCCGGGATTGACGTATTGACCAGGATTGACGTTGTTGATACCCAGACGTCCGGAAAAAGGAGCCCGTATCGTTTTTTTAGCGACGATAGCCGCCTGTTCGGCAACCTGTGCCCGATAACTTTTGAGGTTGGCCTCATCATTATCCAGCGTTTGTTTACTGACTGCACGAACGGCATATTGGGCTTTGTCCCGCAGATAGGTTGTCCTGGCCAGTGCCGCATTAGCCTGTAGCGAATGCAGGCGGGCAATTTCATTATCGGCGTTTAGCTGTACCAGTAAATCGTTTTTCCGGACGGAAGAACCGGGTTTGAAGTGAATGGTTTGTACCATGCCGGCAAGTTCCGTGGTCACATTAACCCCGCGGATCGCCCTTAAACTGCCTGATGCAGACGTTTCAGGTGTCCAGGAGGAGTAGCCAACTTTCATGGTACTGACCGAGATGATTCGCTCCTGGCTCTTCATAGCCTTTTTAATAATCAGCCCCATGATTCCCTTGTAAAGAAAAATACCGCCAAACAAAATGGCAACTCCGACAAGCATGATTATCATTCTTTTTTGCATCATTCTCATGATCTCCCGAAATTCTCCGGCTTGTATTGCTGTGTGTTGCACGCCACATCAAGATTACAACTCAATAAAGGGCGGTTCCACCATCCACCACCCAGAGCCTGAAACAAGGCTGCCGTGTCTGTAAATCGTGAAGCCTGAGCCTGTATTTTGTTTAAGCGGGCTTGCTGATAGGATTGCTGCGCCGTTAATAAATTCAAATAACTGACACCGCCAAGGCGAAACTGTTTTTGCGTCAGTTTCAGGGATTTGCGGGCAGCCACTTCCGCCGCCTGCTGAGCTTTGAGCAGTTGCGCGTCATGCTGCAGGGCTCGCAACACATCCGCGACATTGCCGAACGATAGAAGCACCGTTTCCCGATATTGCGCGGCAGCCTGCTGATAAGCCGCAACCGCCGCTCTTTTTTGCGCGATCAATGACCCACCCTGAAAAATGGGTTGCGCTACCGCAGAGGAGATATTCCATATATTATTCTGCGGTTGAAACAGGGTGTTTAGTGTAGTGCTTTGCTGACCGTAATTACCGGTTAAGGTAATCTGGGGAAACAAATTGGCCGTAGCAACGCCAATATAGGCACTGGCCGCGTGCAACAAGGCTTCGGAAGCTCTGATATCCGGGCGTTGTCTTACCAGCAGCGATGGAATGCCTATGGGTAAATCCGAAGGCAGGTGCAAATGGTCCAGTTTTAATGTCGACAACAGATTTTCAGCAGGGAGCTCCCCGACCAGTACGGACAACGCATGTTGATTTTGCGCCAGATTTTGTTTTAAAGGCGGTAACAGCGCCCTGGTTTGCGCCAACTGGTTTTCCTGTGATAAAACATCCGCCTCCGAAACACCGCCCAGTGACAACTGCCGTTTAACTACGGCAAGTGTTTTTTCCTGTGATTGAATCAAATCATGGGTCGCGGCAATCTGGCCCTGTAAAGACGCGATGGTAATTCCGGTGGTGACAATGTTGGCCGACAGGGTAAGAAAAGCCGCCTCCAGTTCGAATTGCTG contains these protein-coding regions:
- a CDS encoding efflux RND transporter permease subunit, producing MRFTDIFIKRPVLATVVSLMILALGARSLSSLPVRQYPYTENAIVTVSTTYTGADPSIVAGFITTPLENAIAQANGIDYMTSTSNNNVSTITVYLRLNYDAQEALSDINTKVNSVLNQLPENTLLPVITVQIGQTIDSMYIGFYSDMLDTTHITDYLVRVVQPQIQAIEGIQEAEFRGDRQFAMRIWIDPDKLAGFGLNSRDIANALANNDVITAAGRTDGSMFTVNLAATTNLTTVEQFRNMIIKAENGAIIRLKDVARVAMGSTNYDTAVSFNGKRAVYIGILLTPNANLLSVIAKVKALFPSIQQQLPEGLQAKIVYDSTEFVNSSIHEVIMSLLEALFIVTGVIFIFLGSLRSVIIPLVTIPLSLIGSFFIMLLLGYSINLLTLLALVLAIGLVVDDAIIVVENIQRHMEEGASKLQAALQGARELANPIIAITIVLIAVYIPIGFMSGLTGALFTEFAFTLAGAVTVSAVVALTLSPMMCSKLLKYTHNQHSGGHSFIAWIDRQFERLKNKYHRALHEALNSLPVIAVFTILILSSIYFLFTTAKSELAPQEDQGVIISQLTASPNATLEQTQLFSNAVNKVYRSFPETERIFQLDGINGLNTSIIGMGLKPWDKRERTSNQLQPLVQEKLDNITGGIIAAFQLPPLPGARGVPIQFVVGTTDSFERLSEVNQALLAKARESGRFVFLDTDLKIDKAQTRIVLDRDKLSEFGLTMQDISGVFTGSLSQAYINYFDYSGRSYQVIPQMKREKRQNASQILDYYINTASGTPIPLSTVAKLETKIVPESLNHFQQLNSATLSGVPFPGVTMGQALDDLKSMAKEILPQGYTIDYAGQSRQFVQERSTLLVIFIFAMIIIFLSLSALFESFRDPLTILISVPLSICGAMIFISLSVGGASLNIYTEVGLITLIGLISKHGILIVQFANDLQREGKKKREAVEMAASIRLRPILMTTGAMVLGVVPLIMATGAGAVSRFNIGLVIASGIGIGTLFTLFVVPAMYMFLAADHARHQAA
- a CDS encoding efflux RND transporter periplasmic adaptor subunit; the protein is MMQKRMIIMLVGVAILFGGIFLYKGIMGLIIKKAMKSQERIISVSTMKVGYSSWTPETSASGSLRAIRGVNVTTELAGMVQTIHFKPGSSVRKNDLLVQLNADNEIARLHSLQANAALARTTYLRDKAQYAVRAVSKQTLDNDEANLKSYRAQVAEQAAIVAKKTIRAPFSGRLGINNVNPGQYVNPGDSVVMLQTLDPIYVDFFVPQQSIAKLQVGQAVVLTTDAFPGKSFRGKITTINPAADVGTRNIGVEATIANPDEALLPGMFGHVTIPTGKPSPFLTVPQTAISFNPYGNIVYVVRQSGKDKQGDPVLTVKQYFVMTGETRGEQIQILKGLKEKDEIVTSGQLKLKNDSRVAINNTIKLPDNPSPTLRDNH
- a CDS encoding efflux transporter outer membrane subunit, whose amino-acid sequence is MLGPDFHAPRAPHTKQYIQGQKTGQTTSVPSAGAAGKAQHFHPGQTIPAQWWRVFHSSQLNALIKAGLKNNPGLAAAKSALDEAQQNYFAQIGTLFPSVTGNFSAERQRFSSAQFGGTSSGVIGSRTFNLYNANVAVAYTLDVFGGLRRQIEAAGAQVDYQQFELEAAFLTLSANIVTTGITIASLQGQIAATHDLIQSQEKTLAVVKRQLSLGGVSEADVLSQENQLAQTRALLPPLKQNLAQNQHALSVLVGELPAENLLSTLKLDHLHLPSDLPIGIPSLLVRQRPDIRASEALLHAASAYIGVATANLFPQITLTGNYGQQSTTLNTLFQPQNNIWNISSAVAQPIFQGGSLIAQKRAAVAAYQQAAAQYRETVLLSFGNVADVLRALQHDAQLLKAQQAAEVAARKSLKLTQKQFRLGGVSYLNLLTAQQSYQQARLNKIQAQASRFTDTAALFQALGGGWWNRPLLSCNLDVACNTQQYKPENFGRS